A genome region from Nicotiana tabacum cultivar K326 chromosome 13, ASM71507v2, whole genome shotgun sequence includes the following:
- the LOC107793405 gene encoding glutamine synthetase translates to MSLLSDLINLNLTESTEKIIAEYIWIGGSGMDLRSKARTLSGPVKDPSQLPKWNYDGSSTGQAPGEDSEVILYPQAIFKDPFRRGNNILVMCDAYTPAGEPIPTNKRHHAAKIFSKPDVVAEETWYGIEQEYTLLQKEVNWPLGWPIGGFPGPQGPYYCGTGADKAFGRDIVDSHYKACLYAGINISGINGEVMPGQWEFQVGPAVGISAGDEVWTARYILERIAEIAGVVVSFDPKPIPGDWNGAGAHTNYSTKSMRADGGYEVIKKAIEKLGLRHKEHIAAYGEGNERRLTGKHETANINTFKWGVANRGASVRVGRDTEKAGKGYFEDRRPASNMDPYVVTSMIAETTIIWKP, encoded by the exons ATGTCTCTGCTTTCAGATCTCATCAACCTTAATCTCACTGAATCCACTGAGAAGATTATCGCTGAGTACATATG GATTGGCGGATCAGGCATGGATCTCAGGAGCAAAGCCAGG ACTCTTTCAGGTCCAGTTAAAGATCCTTCACAGCTTCCCAAATGGAACTATGACGGTTCTAGCACGGGGCAAGCTCCTGGAGAAGACAGTGAAGTCATCCTATA TCCTCAAGCAATTTTCAAGGATCCATTCAGGAGGGGTAACAATATTTTG GTAATGTGTGATGCTTATACTCCAGCTGGTGAACCTATTCCAACAAACAAGAGACACCATGCTGCTAAGATATTCAGCAAACCTGATGTTGTTGCTGAAGAAACATG GTATGGTATCGAACAAGAATACACTTTGCTGCAAAAGGAGGTTAATTGGCCTCTTGGATGGCCTATTGGAGGTTTTCCTGGACCTCAG GGACCTTACTATTGTGGAACTGGAGCGGACAAGGCTTTTGGACGTGATATAGTCGACTCACATTACAAGGCATGTCTTTACGCTGGGATTAATATCAGTGGCATCAATGGAGAAGTGATGCCCGGACAG TGGGAATTCCAAGTTGGGCCTGCAGTAGGAATTTCAGCAGGAGATGAGGTGTGGACTGCTCGCTACATTCTCGAG AGGATTGCTGAGATTGCTGGAGTAGTTGTCTCATTCGACCCAAAGCCTATCCCT GGCGATTGGAATGGTGCTGGTGCTCACACAAACTATAG CACCAAGTCTATGAGGGCTGACGGAGGGTATGAAGTGATCAAAAAGGCTATTGAGAAGCTAGGACTGAGGCACAAAGAGCACATTGCAGCATATGGTGAAGGCAATGAGCGTCGTCTCACTGGAAAACATGAAACAGCTAACATCAACACCTTCAAATGG GGAGTTGCAAATCGTGGCGCTTCTGTTCGTGTTGGCAGAGATACAGAGAAGGCGGGGAAGGGATACTTCGAGGACAGGAGGCCAGCTTCGAACATGGATCCGTATGTTGTCACTTCCATGATTGCTGAGACTACCATTATTTGGAAACCTTGA